The nucleotide sequence ATAAGAGGGAAGGTAAAAGTAAATATTCAGTGGTTGTTCTACAGGTTCGTTATGCACAATCTGTCAACACCGAAATGAAATTGCAGTTTTGCGGGTGCGGACAAAAACTTGGAGACGCCCTTTCTGAAGACATCTCCAAGCATAATTATTCTTTTCTGCGGATATATTTACCTTCCCGGTTTTTAATTCCGGGTTGATTTATTTACCGGTTACCGAGTTCGCGGCGATGCGGCCGGACACGATAACCTCAGAAACTGCGTTCCCTCCCAGTCGGTTACCGGCGAAGATCCCGCCGGTAACTTCACCTGCGGCCCAAAGGCCGGGTATGATATCACCGTCTTCGTCCAGCACATGCCGTTCGGCATCGATAGCCAGACCGCCCATGGTATGGTGGGTGGACGGAGCAAGGTACCTAATAGAGAGGATACCGTCCTCATCGAAACTGCCGTCGGCCTTGTAGTTACCGATCAAAGCATCAGCCGCCCGTTTCGGTACCTCAAGAGAAGTCAGGGTACCCTTGTTGTACGCATCGTCATACTTGACAATAGTCGATTTAAGGATATCAAAATCAATCCCAAGCATTTCGCTGGCGTCGGCAAGCGTTACGAAGTACTCCTGGTTCGGCCGATCGTTGGCACTGGTATTAGAACCGCCGTTGGCGATCTGGATAAAAAAACCGCTGGGACCGCCGAAATCGTAAGCCCCCTGTGCCAGTACATCACGTTCTGCAGACTCGTCTACATAGCGTTTTCCGGCATTGGGGGTCCCTGCGGGACTGACGAAGATTACGTTTTCACCCTTACCGTAAGCCAGGAAACCGGTATTCTGCCAGCTGATCGGCATCAGCTGGGTGAATCCCATGCCTTCCGTAGCAGCGCCGACGGCGGTGGCCATAGTAATACCTTCGCCCATCGCCAGGGAACGGTTGGTAGTTTTAATATCAACAGTCAAATTATCCTTATTCCAGTAATCGTTGGTAGCTACAACCATCTCGGGGTTATACCCGAACCCGCCGGTAGCAATAATAACACCCTCAGTTGCAATTACCTCAACCTCGGTGCCGTCATACCGGACCGCCTTCACGCCGGTAACACAACCTTGGGCATCGGTAACCAGCTCTTTGGCGGTAGTCCGGTACAGAACCGTGTTGTGGTCATCAGCAGAAAGCATGGTGTTCAAGGGAACAGCAAAGTAAGTACCCCACTTGCCTTCAACCGTCTCACCGTTTACGACGCCGCCGTCAAAGGGGTTAATCCGCTGCCAGAGACAGCCGATCAGAGTCCTGGTGGCCTGTTCGTTGTTGAACTTCGAGCCCTGCTCGATCAACCAGGCCTTAGTATCCTGGATACCGGTACAAACCTGCTCAACCAGCTCATAGTCGCTGTAGATCCATTCTGTCTTCTCTAAATTGAGGCGTACGCCGCCGTAGTAGGTCTGGAAGATATAGAGTTCGACAGTACTGAAAAGAGTAATATCGGTCTCCTCGGCACCAGCCGCCAGCTGGGGCTCGGCCCAGGTCAGGTAGGCCCGGATCTGGCTCTTCAGCGTCTTCAGCGTGGGCAGGAACTCAGTATGTACGCCCCGACGCGGCAGATCGTAATCCTCTACGTTCTCAACATCCGCAGAAACAGCCTCGTTGAAAGGCCGCTCGCTCCAGTCCAAGATCATCCGCAGGGTATCGATGCGACCCAGCTCCGACTTGGATTTCTGCAGGGTTTCGCCGGTGGGCTCGTAATAACCGGTAGTGGCATCCGGATTTGCGGGATCCCATACCATGCACTCCATTACATTTTGAAAGGAACAACCGGAAACCAAAGTGTTTCCACCGGCGTCGGCCTCTTTCTCGATAATGCAAACGGTAGCGCCGTTCTGGGCAGCCTGAGCACCGGCCATTACACCGGCACCGCCGGCACCGATAATAACCACATCGTAGGTACCGCTTATCTTCTCACCAGCGGTGAGGGTATAGGGCTTTGCTCCGACCCGCAGCGCAGGGATATCGCAGCCGGCCTGCTTAGCGGCGTCTTCCACCGCCATAAAAACCGCATTGCTGGTATAGGTTGCACCGGACAAGGCATCAACACCGGTAGAGGTACAGTCCATAATATCCTGGAACAGGACACCATATGCTGAAGTACCTACGTGCTCGGTCTCGCTGGAGGAAGCAACTTCCATGCCGGTAATCGCAATATCGGAAAAAGTCACCGCGAGCTCAACCGGGCCATAGAATCCGCCACCGGTCCCGGTATAGGTACCGGGGTTAAACGCGATCTCGCCGATCTCAACGGACCCGCCTTCAGCCTGAACAATAGCCGCCACAGCCGCCTCTTTAACCGCATTGGTGGTGATGGTTGCGCCCGAAACGCCATCGACATCGGCGGACTGGGCCTTCAGAATCTGCGCTGACAGGGTTGCATAGGCGTCAGCGGTAAAGCCTTCCCCCTCCTCTTCGTCAGCAATAGAGATAGCGGTAATCTCCTTATTGCTTACCGTTATAGTAACGGTAACGTCCCCATGCATGGCCTCCGCAGATGCGGAATATGTACCGGGGGTGAATGAGTTGCTTCCGCCGCAGCCGGCGACCATGAAAAGCATGCTCGCTGCAACCAGCAGTGTGGTTACAGCCCGGAAAATCTTTCTGTTCACAATAGGTTCTCCTCTTCCCTCTATTGTCTCCTCCTCTAACGTAAAAACTGTTAAAGAAGGCGACAGAATTGTTTATTAAACCACCAAGGCATCTCTCTAAAGAGAGAAGACCTTTTGGTGAATTTAAATACTTTTTTATTTAATTCTTACCGAAAAGATATACAAGACCCTTTATGTTACATTTTGGCGCTTTTAGTTACGATAGAGAACTATCTACCATTTTTATGTCACTTTTTTCACATAAAATCCGGCCTTTTCTGCAGTATAGACACTTGCATTATCATTACAATCTTTCTATGCTTTAATAGCTCTTGTCAAAAGCCATAAGCTCCGTATTAAACCTCAAATAGGCTATTCGGACTTACTAATACAGAGTTCGCGATATATGATCTTCAGCTGAGTGAGATTCAAGTTCTATGTTTGAGACTAAGACACCAAACCCCATACAGACGGCTGTACGAAAGAAGAAAACGGAAAAGTCGGTCAACGACTTTAGTAAAGAATACTTGAATCTCAATTTCATCCAGTTCCTGAAAGGGATCCGTCTTGGAGCCTTTGAGACATTCACTGAACATTGCAAAAAACACCTGCATTTTACCAGCGACTACTTTGTCTGCTGCATTGCGGAGATACGTTACAGCCATGAAAAAATCGCCTATTTATATAACCCCGCGCTCCTCGAACCGATACTGTCCCGCATTGAAAAAGTAATCAGTAAAAAGCATTCCCTCTACCGGATTTCCCTGAATAACTACTTGTCCGTCTTTATCATCAATCTGCGCCATCCCGGAGAGAAAGATAAACTGAAAAGGTCTCTGACACGTATCGAATGTAGCGAGTCCTCACTGACGGTCACTCTCGGAATAGGGAGAATAAGGGAAGAGATCCAGAACATCTGGAAATCCTACAGCGACGCCATGACGGTGCTCTCCCAAAAGGCTCCTAATACCAGCAGATACCAGGTCATCGACTCGGATAAAATCAATATCTCCTATACCATTTCCTACGGCTTCGACGAGGAGAAGAAAATTATCAATTGTCTTAAGGCCAAAGACATTGAAAGTCTTACCACCCTGCTCAAGGAGATAATCGCCCGGAATATGGCCAAGAATCTTTCCCATAAACATATGAATATCCTCTTCTCTCAACTCTTCAATACGGGCATTCGCTTTGCCGCCGAACTTGGACTAGACATTAAAAAGGTAGCCTCAGAAAAGGAGCAGGAGTTCTTCAGCACCGATAATACCGAAATCTGCGGCTACGATCTCAAACTCATATCCCTCACCGCCTTCTTCGGCCGGATTATACAGAAAACCCAAAAGGATATGCAGGAACATGCGCAAGCCATGGTCCTGCATATCGTCAGCTACGTACAGGAGAATTACTACAACGGTCTCTACCTTGAGAAGGTAGCCGCCCATATGGCCCTCTCGAAAAAATATATCTCCCGGATTTTCAAAGAGAGGATGGGAATATCCCTGGTGGATTATATCAGTATGCTGCAGATTGAAAAATCGAAATTCCTCTTGAAAAACACGAACAAGAGTATTGATGATATCGGAAAAGTGGTTGGTATCAACAACAGGGTGACCTTTTACCGTTTGTTTAGGAAACATGAGGGGGTCAGCCCCAGTGCCTACAAAAAGACCGAGAGCTATTAACCCTTTCGACGAATAAAACGCGGCAACAAGCCTCCAATGTGATACAAAATATTCCAAATAGATACATTTTTACTGTTTTCGTTAGGCGTTAATTCTTCTACCTTAAATCTAAGTATTCCTCACTGGATAAAGAAGGAGAATTATCCCATGCGAACAGGAAAAATCATTATACCCCTGCTTCTGGCAGTATTGGTACTTTCCACCGGTTGTGGCCAGTCCGGCCTCGTCTTCACCCCCGGGACCTATAGTGGGTCCGCTGAAGGCCATAACGGACTAATATCAGTCGAAGTTGTAGTGGACAAGGATTCGATCATCAGTATCGAGATCACCGCCCACAATGAGACGGAAGGTTTGGCGGACAACGCCTTCAAACTCATCCCTCAGACTATTATCCGCAATCAGAGCGTTGCCGTAGATTCCATTTCCGGAGCAACCATGGTGAGCGATGCCATCAAGGATGCCGTTATAGACGCCCTCGGTAGCTCCGGTGTCGACATGGACGCACTTACAATGGCAGGGAAAGCTCAATCCACCGCCTCGACCGTGATGAAACCCGGTGTCTATACAGGAACAGCCTACGGCAAGTGGGCGGAAGGCAGCAATGAAGGGGCCCGCTTCGGATCACCTCAGCTTATCGAGCCCATCTCCGTCGATGTTACCGTCGATGAGGACTCAATCGTCAGTATCAAGGTTACCAACTGTGACGACACCCCCGGTTTCGTCGAGCCCGCTATCGAGCGCATGGAGCAGGAAATTGTCGCCCAGCAGAGCATCGGGGTTGATGTGGTTACTGGTTGTACCATGACCTGCAGGGGCATCATTTCCGCCGTCACCACCGCCCTGGAAGAGGCTGGCGCAGACCTTGCCGCCTTCAATATTCCCAGCGAGAAGATAAACGCCCAAGAGGAGTACACTGTCAACGTGGTTGTAATCGGCGCCGGCACCTCGGGCTCCGCAGCGGCGCTGGCTGCCTGCGAAAAGACCAGTGACGTCCTCATTATTGAGCGGACAGGGAAAATCGGCGGTATGGGCGTCTGCTCTACCGGATTCATCGGCATCGACAGTTCCTTCACCCGAGCCGCCGGTCTTGATGTTACAGTAGACGACGTCTTCGCCGAAATGATGGAGTACTCCAATTGGACCGCCAACCCCCTACTGGTAAGAACCATCCTGGAGAAATCCGGCGACACGGCCGACTGGCTGGCCGATCACGGGTATAATTACTCCCGCCTGGGCGGATACGGGTATACCCACGATACCGGCAAGGGAACTGAAAAGATGCAGAACCTCTACGACAACTACATCCTGCCCGCCGGCGCACAGTTGCTGCTGGAGACTTCCGCTACAGAACTGATCATGGACGGCGATACGGTTGTCGGAGTTAAAGCGGTAAAGGACGACGGAACTGAAGTTACCGTGCATGCCGACGCGGTGGTTATCGCTACCGGCGGTTTCGGAGGGAACGAAGAAATGTTGCGAAAGTATTCCGGCAGCTCCAACTACTTCCTTTCCGGATTATCCGCCAGTACCGGCGACGGCCTCAATATGGCTATTT is from Marispirochaeta sp. and encodes:
- a CDS encoding FAD-binding protein produces the protein MNRKIFRAVTTLLVAASMLFMVAGCGGSNSFTPGTYSASAEAMHGDVTVTITVSNKEITAISIADEEEGEGFTADAYATLSAQILKAQSADVDGVSGATITTNAVKEAAVAAIVQAEGGSVEIGEIAFNPGTYTGTGGGFYGPVELAVTFSDIAITGMEVASSSETEHVGTSAYGVLFQDIMDCTSTGVDALSGATYTSNAVFMAVEDAAKQAGCDIPALRVGAKPYTLTAGEKISGTYDVVIIGAGGAGVMAGAQAAQNGATVCIIEKEADAGGNTLVSGCSFQNVMECMVWDPANPDATTGYYEPTGETLQKSKSELGRIDTLRMILDWSERPFNEAVSADVENVEDYDLPRRGVHTEFLPTLKTLKSQIRAYLTWAEPQLAAGAEETDITLFSTVELYIFQTYYGGVRLNLEKTEWIYSDYELVEQVCTGIQDTKAWLIEQGSKFNNEQATRTLIGCLWQRINPFDGGVVNGETVEGKWGTYFAVPLNTMLSADDHNTVLYRTTAKELVTDAQGCVTGVKAVRYDGTEVEVIATEGVIIATGGFGYNPEMVVATNDYWNKDNLTVDIKTTNRSLAMGEGITMATAVGAATEGMGFTQLMPISWQNTGFLAYGKGENVIFVSPAGTPNAGKRYVDESAERDVLAQGAYDFGGPSGFFIQIANGGSNTSANDRPNQEYFVTLADASEMLGIDFDILKSTIVKYDDAYNKGTLTSLEVPKRAADALIGNYKADGSFDEDGILSIRYLAPSTHHTMGGLAIDAERHVLDEDGDIIPGLWAAGEVTGGIFAGNRLGGNAVSEVIVSGRIAANSVTGK
- a CDS encoding helix-turn-helix domain-containing protein; its protein translation is MFETKTPNPIQTAVRKKKTEKSVNDFSKEYLNLNFIQFLKGIRLGAFETFTEHCKKHLHFTSDYFVCCIAEIRYSHEKIAYLYNPALLEPILSRIEKVISKKHSLYRISLNNYLSVFIINLRHPGEKDKLKRSLTRIECSESSLTVTLGIGRIREEIQNIWKSYSDAMTVLSQKAPNTSRYQVIDSDKINISYTISYGFDEEKKIINCLKAKDIESLTTLLKEIIARNMAKNLSHKHMNILFSQLFNTGIRFAAELGLDIKKVASEKEQEFFSTDNTEICGYDLKLISLTAFFGRIIQKTQKDMQEHAQAMVLHIVSYVQENYYNGLYLEKVAAHMALSKKYISRIFKERMGISLVDYISMLQIEKSKFLLKNTNKSIDDIGKVVGINNRVTFYRLFRKHEGVSPSAYKKTESY
- a CDS encoding FAD-binding protein — translated: MRTGKIIIPLLLAVLVLSTGCGQSGLVFTPGTYSGSAEGHNGLISVEVVVDKDSIISIEITAHNETEGLADNAFKLIPQTIIRNQSVAVDSISGATMVSDAIKDAVIDALGSSGVDMDALTMAGKAQSTASTVMKPGVYTGTAYGKWAEGSNEGARFGSPQLIEPISVDVTVDEDSIVSIKVTNCDDTPGFVEPAIERMEQEIVAQQSIGVDVVTGCTMTCRGIISAVTTALEEAGADLAAFNIPSEKINAQEEYTVNVVVIGAGTSGSAAALAACEKTSDVLIIERTGKIGGMGVCSTGFIGIDSSFTRAAGLDVTVDDVFAEMMEYSNWTANPLLVRTILEKSGDTADWLADHGYNYSRLGGYGYTHDTGKGTEKMQNLYDNYILPAGAQLLLETSATELIMDGDTVVGVKAVKDDGTEVTVHADAVVIATGGFGGNEEMLRKYSGSSNYFLSGLSASTGDGLNMAISAGAMLSEEIFPHLTEFAASTVQDYNSYFLKYLNYGGLLQVNLEGKRFMNEGLCAEQPLAKGASAIRTAGSFYVIFDRQTLDTLHTLGFPGLFTAATTDRLKRDILWRGRALVPFTSIMDEIENAMRAGIAFEGEGFEDLEAQMGIEEGVLVNTINRYKEMVAQGRDDDFLKDHVWLTRTIEAGPYYAIRMEPAIFGTLGGIKVNERLQVINTELKPIPGLYAAGQETGGFYGYPYYDIPGCTMAYAYNSGRIAGENAIDFAEEN